The following are encoded together in the Heliangelus exortis chromosome 15, bHelExo1.hap1, whole genome shotgun sequence genome:
- the LOC139803004 gene encoding leukocyte cell-derived chemotaxin-2-like, whose translation MKMHRVTAVVILLVAISTAAAAQWGRVCSSQSSNKIRGCDSHGCGRYNAPRGSRKHKGVDVVCTDGSEVYAPFTGNIDKQAKPYGNGNAIDDGVQLSGSGFCIKMFYIKPIKYRGSIKKGEKIGVLLPMQRVYRGIISHVHIQNCDLSDPTSNL comes from the exons ATGAAAATGCATCGAGTCACAGCAGTCGTCATCTTGCTGGTTGCCATCTCCACTG ctgctgcagcacaatGGGGGAGAGTCTGCTCAAGTCAATCCTCCAACAAAATCAGAGGCTGTGATTCCCATGGCTGTGGCAGATACAATGCTCCCAG AGGCTCAAGGAAGCACAAGGGAGTGGACGTGGTGTGCACGGACGGCTCGGAGGTGTACGCACCCTTCACGGGCAACATTGACAAACAAGCCAAGCCCTACGGAAACGGCAACGCCATCGACGATGGAGTCCAACTCTCGGGATCAG GTTTCTGCATTAAGATGTTTTACATCAAACCCATCAAGTACAGAGGCTCCATcaagaaaggggagaaaatcGGTGTCCTGCTACCCATGCAAAGGGTCTACAGAGGAATCATATCCCATGTTCACATCCAGAACTGCGACTTATCAGATCCTACTTCCAACCTGTAA